A region from the Mercenaria mercenaria strain notata chromosome 7, MADL_Memer_1, whole genome shotgun sequence genome encodes:
- the LOC123555554 gene encoding uncharacterized protein LOC123555554, protein MNNLNALCLGFLTVCVLVSSVSAIKCYSCIGCNDPFDKSKAQTDTCSGSCMKTKTDGTVVRICSPVSAGDDCESKSGAEACSCTTDLCNSASGMSFPLVALCLSLFTMFLWVK, encoded by the exons ATGAATAACTTAAATGCATTGTGTTTGGGTTTTCTAACTGTTTGCGTTTTGG tttcaagtgTATCAGCCATCAAATGTTACTCTTGCATAGGATGCAACGACCCTTTTGATAAGAGTAAGGCTCAAACAGATACCTGCTCAGGATCCTGTATGAAAACAAAGACGGATGGAA CTGTAGTTAGAATTTGCTCACCTGTTAGCGCTGGAGACGATTGTGAAAGCAAGAGCGGAGCCGAAGCGTGTTCGTGCACGACAGATCTGTGTAACAGTGCGTCAGGAATGAGCTTTCCTCTCGTCGCCCTCTGTCTTTCCCTTTTCACCATGTTTCTGTGGGTGAAATAA